From one Lotus japonicus ecotype B-129 chromosome 3, LjGifu_v1.2 genomic stretch:
- the LOC130745315 gene encoding protein ZINC INDUCED FACILITATOR-LIKE 1-like has product MGEENMKEPLLEKQYYNGCPGCKVDQAKELNKGVSVLNLFIIWMVVLCATLPVSSLFPFLYFMVRDFNVAETEADISSYAGYVGSTFMLGRALTSVSWGMVSDRYGRKPAIISGIIAVVIFNTLFGLSSNFWMAIITRFLLGSCNGILGPVKAYATELFREEHQAIGLSTVSAAWGIGLIIGPALGGYLAQPVEKYPHIFPKDSFWDKFPYFLPCFIISGLAFTVLIACIWIPETLHNHKGSNESTDDAEALENGSSRVDKEKTIQKNENLFKNWPLMSSIIVYCIFSLHDMAYQEVFSLWAVSPRRLGGLNFTTDDVGNVLAVTGLSLIIFQLTLYPYVERTFGPISIARITGMLSVPLLQSYPFIAMLSGVTLYIVISAASILKNILAVTITTGLFLVQNRAVEQHQRGAANGLSMTAMSLFKAIGPAAGGALLTWSQKRTHASFLPGTHMVFFIMNLVEGLGILMMFKPFLSEKKKNHTDQLH; this is encoded by the exons ATGGGGGAGGAGAATATGAAAGAACCATTGTTGGAGAAGCAGTACTATAACGGTTGCCCAGGTTGTAAAGTGGATCAAGCAAAAGAGCTAAACAAGGGTGTATCAGTTCTTAATCTTTTTATTATATGGATGGTGGTGTTATGTGCAA CACTACCTGTATCATCTCTCTTTCCATTCCTCTATTTCATG GTAAGGGATTTCAATGTTGCAGAAACAGAGGCTGATATTAGTTCTTATGCTGGTTATGTGG GATCTACATTCATGCTTGGCAGGGCTTTGACATCTGTAAGCTGGGGAATGGTTTCTGATCGCTATGGTCGAAAACCTGCTATAATTTCAGGGATTATTGCAGT tgtcatTTTCAACACACTCTTTGGCCTTAGCTCAAATTTTTGGATGGCTATTATCACGAGATTTCTTCTGGGAAGTTGTAATGGTATACTTGGACCAGTGAAG GCCTATGCTACTGAACTTTTTCGAGAAGAGCATCAAGCTATAGGGCTCTCTACG GTCAGTGCAGCTTGGGGCATTGGTCTGATTATTGGCCCAGCATTGGGAGGCTATTTGGCTCAG CCAGTAGAGAAATACCCTCATATATTTCCAAAGGATTCCTTTTGGGATAA GTTTCCATACTTCTTGCCCTGCTTTATAATATCAGGACTGGCATTTACAGTACTTATTGCCTGTATCTGGATTCCG GAAACACTTCACAATCACAAAGGTAGCAATGAGTCCACAGATGATGCTGAAGCTTTAGAAAATGGAAGCAGCAGGGTTGACAAAGAAAAGACAATCCAAAAGAATGAAAACCTCTTCAAGAATTGGCCCTTAATGTCATCTATCATTGTTTATTGTATTTTCTCCCTTCATGACATGGCTTATCAAGAG GTTTTCTCTTTATGGGCTGTTAGTCCTCGAAGGCTGGGAGGTTTGAACTTCACAACTGACGATGTTGGTAATGTTCTTGCGGTAACAG GTCTTTCACTTATCATCTTCCAACTCACCCTATACCCGTATGTGGAAAGAACTTTTGGACCTATTAGCATCGCCCGCATTACAGGG ATGTTATCCGTACCACTTTTGCAAAGTTATCCCTTTATAGCTATGTTGTCAGGCGTAACACTATACATAGTGATAAGTGCTGCTTCTATTCTGAAGAATATTCTAGCT GTGACCATCACAACTGGTTTATTTCTTGTGCAAAACAGAGCAGTG GAGCAACACCAAAGGGGGGCAGCTAATGGCCTTTCTATGACAGCTATGTCTCTATTCAAAGCTATTGGCCCTGCTGCAGGTGGTGCATT ATTAACTTGGTCACAAAAGCGCACACATGCTTCTTTCCTACCAG GCACCCATATGGTCTTCTTTATCATGAATTTAGTTGAGGGACTTGGAATACTGATGATGTTTAAACCATTCCTtagtgaaaagaagaaaaatcacaCTGATCAGTTACACTGA